The genomic window gatttattggtttattgccttaagtttACAGTGCGCAAatcgatccccactcttccgccgagagctcattatccatgccgataactatacctctattttcaattaatgaaaaaataaaaagaatataatacTCTATTATTTAATCggcatattattttactttttcagGGAGACGAAACTTTCGCAGTAAAATTGACAGTGGCACCTTCTCCGACGCTCGGTATAAAAGCGCGGGTGCTAAGCACAGTCGACACGGCTAGCACAGTGGCTTCTATCGGTGCTATTGGAGTTATTGGGGTGGCAGCTTTCACTCCAGTAGCCCCGGTCGTGCTGGTGGGTGCGGCGGCTGCTACGGTAGCCACCGGGGTCTACGGCCTTGTACGGTCCTCTCTTCACTTACATGATAGAAGTGTTCATGAACAGGTAAGAAAAAAAAGGTGAATATAGTTCTCCCCAATCTTAATGGCGGCCCGCAACTAACTTCATGTAGGTACGCGCGTCTGAGCGGTGTGCCATATCCTTCGTGCATATCCCCGTACGCTAGTTCCTACAAATGGTTGGCTGCCACTGGTGGTTAAACAACTAAGcaacaatattattaacaagTGATGCTCGTTTGTTTTTTCGAACGTAAAGCAGTCTGttgacatttttttgtttgagaaCGAAGTTTTAATTAGCATTGCTACTCATTTGGGTCAGTGGGTCATCTGAGGCGGGTTTTGTGTTTTCCTTTTGCCTTCTAGAATTTGATTTGCtgcgttttttattttgattttctaCGTTATGAGTgtccaaaaataaatcactcACTCAGCATAACTTGCTGAAACGATTTCCACGGCTAAATACTAATATAGCATTTATGTTAAGTGTAGTATAAATAAGTAACTAAGTATTATGTCACAGGACCATGGAATAGTCTTTTAACGTAATTACCGACCATGACCATAGAATAATTTCACAACACATAATCTGTTAATGTCACTATTCATGTCATGCAAcgattataatgttttattatatattttttgttatagacCATCAGTCCGACAGACGCTGAAGCTCGAGGTAGTTGGTTGAACATCGCGGCGTCGAGTGTAGGCCTGGCCGCCGGCGCCGCTAGCTCGCTTCTCTCCCGGTCCGCTGCCGCCGGCACCAATATGACAAAGGTACTATCAAGTTTTATTGGAAATTTGCACGATAGTAACGTAATTAATGGTGCGTCTACACGAtacatgtagctggagcaagttaacatgcacAATTGACAAGAGCACGcaggtgggtattttgctttggtacattcgcgagtcgctggacccgcacgtttttaaaatgcttgTAAAGTGCGCATGTGCTTCAACTATGcacaagctacttgcaccgtgtggATGCACCCTAAGAGTTCACGACCCCCACGGGCCTGAAAATAACAACAACACAAAAGAATCGCCATAGCGGCGTACATTATATGGAGTCGCCGCCAgcctagaaataaaaaaaaatacaaaactaaacaACTACAGGAAATACGCCCGTAGTGGCATTTTACCTCGTGTGTTCATAAGTTTTGAGACGAAATAAAAGTTgcatatctttttaaataataaacttacatttataaaaaaaatagtaatcaTCAAGTAGAtagtaagtaaaaattaaatataattattattcaaaattaccGCCCCTGTTTTTAATACATGCCCTTAGACGATTTGGCCAGTCATCAATGGCGGCACGAATCTTTTCCAGCAGAATTCGCTTCGCTTCTCGGACGAGAGCTCGCTTAAGTGACTCCAAGTTTGGGTGGGACTTTCGGCAGGCTCTGAGCTCTAATTCGATCCATAGAGAATAATCCAGCAGGTTGAGGTCGGGGCTGGAGGAGGACCATTCATACGCCGCAATGAAGGCCGGCACATTTTCCCTCAACCAAGCTTGGGTGGTTTTAGCCTTATGGGATGGCGCCGAGTCTTGCTGGAAAACCCAATTCTTGTGATGGAATAGGGTATTAGACAGGGGTTTCACAACAGTCTCTAGAATGTCACTTTGATAATTTTTGGCTTTCACCTTGACGCCTTGTTGGCAGAAATGAAGCTGAGTGACACCTTCGTACGAAACTCCCCACCATACCATGACACTAGCCGGATGATGAGTACGCGAGACATTCCGTGCTGAAACTGGGACATCCTGGCTACTTTTGGCATACACTTTATTGTTTTGTCGGTTGAACTTTTCTTCGACGGTAAAGATTTTCTCGTCGGTGAAGAGTATCTTCCTCGCATCGTGTCTCCTAAGCAGTACTGGACAACGTTCGCGTCGCAATTGACGAAGGCGATCgtttaaaaaatgtactttCCTACGGCTATACGCCTTAACCTTGAGATCATATTTCAGTATTCTGCTGACTGAAACGCGCGAAATATTGGTCTGCAGAGCGAGTTTCTTCTGAGTGCGACATGGATTTCGCCGAAGTCGCTCTCTGATGATTTTAATGTTCGCAGGCGTCCTCACAGAGCGTGGACGACCGCTTCTTTGCCGATCTTGTAAAGAACTTGTCTCCTTGTATCGTTTAACAGTGTAATACACGAAGTTACGGCTCACACCAAAACTTTCCAGCTCTCGGAAAATGTCCATAGGTTTTCTTCCCACCTTAAATAGTGAAATGACGATCGCACGTAATTCTTTTGTTCCCTCCATTAcgagaaaaattaaataaaataatattccaaatgcaaaattcaaaattagacattccaaattcaaaattagaaaaagaaatatacagCAGCCAGtgacattttgtttatttttataagtaaaaagttTGTCTCAAAACTTATGAACACACGAggtatatattatattctagTAGGTAATGACATCGAttgtaaaataaagaataatatgtttcatcatcatcatcatcatcagcctatcgcagtccactgctggacataggcctctccaagtgcacgccactgagatcgattgatGTCATAATATGTTTagaagaatttattaaaatcattgaaTAATTTGACACAATTGTTAAGACTGGTTTGGaacaaattgattattattttgtactaatataaatgttaaaatgttatgggatattttgtttatactaGGTtagttttttatgtttattgtaaatatagatctatgtaaacaaatagatgtatttttataatcttaaaaaagtttgttagtaatgagtttttatttgtaGACAGGACAAGCGCTGGCTGTGTCTGTGGAAGTATTACGTCACGCAA from Helicoverpa armigera isolate CAAS_96S chromosome 2, ASM3070526v1, whole genome shotgun sequence includes these protein-coding regions:
- the LOC126055272 gene encoding histone-lysine N-methyltransferase SETMAR, which gives rise to MEGTKELRAIVISLFKVGRKPMDIFRELESFGVSRNFVYYTVKRYKETSSLQDRQRSGRPRSVRTPANIKIIRERLRRNPCRTQKKLALQTNISRVSVSRILKYDLKVKAYSRRKVHFLNDRLRQLRRERCPVLLRRHDARKILFTDEKIFTVEEKFNRQNNKVYAKSSQDVPVSARNVSRTHHPASVMVWWGVSYEGVTQLHFCQQGVKVKAKNYQSDILETVVKPLSNTLFHHKNWVFQQDSAPSHKAKTTQAWLRENVPAFIAAYEWSSSSPDLNLLDYSLWIELELRACRKSHPNLESLKRALVREAKRILLEKIRAAIDDWPNRLRACIKNRGGNFE